From Pararhodobacter zhoushanensis, the proteins below share one genomic window:
- a CDS encoding LysE family translocator has translation MDFQNWIAFVAASTALLLIPGPTALMILSYAVSQGRRVALATVAGVVLGDLVALTASLAGLGALVLASATLFTVLKWIGAAYLVYLGFALIRSSATAGPGQPGPVARTKAARVFVHAATVTALNPKSIVFFIAFVPQFVSVDQPLVPQFAILAATFAGMAAINAFVLAMLADRLRHKIARPTVIGWLSRLGGGALIAMGLATVAFKRSA, from the coding sequence ATGGATTTTCAGAACTGGATTGCCTTCGTTGCTGCCTCCACGGCCCTGCTGCTCATCCCCGGACCGACGGCGTTGATGATCCTCAGCTATGCCGTCAGTCAGGGCCGACGGGTCGCGCTGGCAACCGTCGCGGGCGTCGTCCTTGGCGATCTGGTGGCCCTGACGGCCTCGCTTGCCGGACTGGGCGCTCTGGTGCTGGCTTCGGCAACGCTGTTCACGGTGCTCAAATGGATCGGCGCGGCCTATCTGGTGTATCTGGGGTTCGCCCTCATCCGCAGCAGCGCCACCGCCGGACCCGGGCAGCCCGGACCCGTCGCCCGGACGAAAGCTGCCCGCGTCTTTGTCCATGCGGCCACGGTGACGGCCCTCAATCCCAAATCCATCGTCTTCTTTATCGCCTTCGTCCCCCAGTTCGTGTCCGTGGACCAGCCCTTGGTGCCGCAATTCGCGATTCTGGCCGCGACCTTCGCCGGCATGGCGGCGATCAATGCCTTCGTGCTGGCGATGCTGGCGGACCGGCTGCGGCACAAGATCGCGCGCCCTACAGTTATCGGCTGGCTCTCCCGGCTGGGCGGCGGCGCGCTGATCGCCATGGGGCTTGCCACCGTCGCGTTCAAACGCTCGGCGTAG
- the dut gene encoding dUTP diphosphatase yields the protein MTVQINLTREAWADAEIALPAYETAGSAGADIRANLRPEDRATGFTLDPWHRALIPTGLRLEIPPGFEVQVRPRSGLALKFGVTLPNTPGTIDSDYRGPVGVPLINLSDDPYTIQHGERIAQLIVAPVVQARFAPVDVLGDTARGTGGFGSTGRS from the coding sequence ATGACCGTCCAGATCAACCTGACCCGCGAGGCCTGGGCCGACGCCGAGATCGCCCTGCCTGCCTATGAGACTGCAGGCTCTGCCGGGGCCGATATCCGCGCCAACCTGCGCCCCGAGGATCGCGCCACCGGCTTCACCCTCGACCCGTGGCACCGCGCGCTGATCCCCACCGGCCTGAGGCTGGAAATCCCCCCCGGGTTCGAGGTGCAGGTTCGCCCGCGTTCGGGCCTTGCGCTGAAATTCGGCGTCACCCTGCCCAACACCCCCGGCACCATCGACAGCGATTATCGCGGTCCGGTCGGGGTGCCGCTGATCAACCTGTCGGATGATCCCTACACCATCCAGCACGGCGAGCGCATCGCGCAGCTGATCGTCGCCCCCGTGGTGCAGGCGCGTTTCGCGCCCGTCGATGTGCTGGGCGATACCGCGCGCGGCACCGGCGGCTTCGGCTCGACGGGCCGCAGCTGA
- the coaBC gene encoding bifunctional phosphopantothenoylcysteine decarboxylase/phosphopantothenate--cysteine ligase CoaBC, whose translation MLAGKRILLIIGGGIAAYKSLELIRLLKGAGATVTPVLTKGGAEFVTPLSIAALAGEPLHRDLFDLTTEAEMGHIQLSRAADLIVVAPATADLMAKMAQGHADDLASTLLMATDKRVLIAPAMNVRMWNHPATRRNLRTLAADGILTVGPDSGDMACGEHGPGRLAEPAAILAAIDAALSDGPLKGKHILVTSGPTHEPIDPVRYIANRSSGQQGSAIAAALRDLGARVTFVTGPATTPPPPGVTVVAVETAREMLAAVEAALPADAAVFAAAVADWRVKSEAGQKMKKQAGAPLPVLEFTENPDILATISRHAQRPALVVGFAAETETVIAHAQAKRARKGCDWIVANDVSPATGIMGGGENAVHLISDGGVEDWPRLPKPEVARRLADRIAQELA comes from the coding sequence ATGCTGGCAGGCAAGCGCATCCTTCTGATCATCGGCGGCGGTATCGCGGCCTATAAGTCACTCGAACTCATCCGCCTGCTCAAAGGCGCGGGCGCGACGGTCACCCCCGTCCTCACCAAAGGTGGTGCCGAATTCGTCACCCCCCTCTCCATCGCCGCCCTTGCCGGGGAACCGCTGCACCGCGATCTCTTCGACCTGACGACCGAGGCCGAGATGGGCCATATCCAGCTCTCGCGCGCTGCCGATCTGATTGTCGTCGCCCCTGCCACCGCCGACCTCATGGCCAAGATGGCGCAGGGTCACGCCGATGACCTCGCCTCGACCCTGCTGATGGCCACCGACAAGCGCGTGCTGATCGCGCCCGCGATGAACGTCCGCATGTGGAACCACCCCGCCACCCGGCGCAATCTCAGGACCCTTGCCGCCGACGGCATCCTCACCGTCGGGCCTGACAGCGGCGACATGGCCTGCGGTGAACACGGGCCCGGCCGCCTCGCGGAACCCGCCGCGATTCTCGCCGCCATTGACGCCGCGCTCTCGGACGGCCCGCTCAAGGGCAAGCATATCCTCGTCACCTCGGGCCCCACCCACGAACCCATCGACCCCGTGCGCTATATCGCCAACCGCTCCAGCGGCCAGCAGGGCAGTGCCATCGCTGCCGCGCTGCGCGATCTGGGCGCGCGCGTCACCTTCGTCACCGGCCCCGCCACCACACCGCCGCCCCCCGGCGTCACCGTTGTCGCCGTCGAGACCGCCCGTGAGATGCTGGCCGCCGTCGAAGCCGCCCTCCCCGCCGATGCCGCCGTCTTCGCCGCTGCCGTCGCCGACTGGCGGGTGAAATCCGAAGCGGGGCAGAAGATGAAGAAACAGGCGGGCGCACCGCTGCCCGTTCTGGAGTTTACCGAGAACCCCGACATCCTCGCCACCATCTCGCGCCACGCGCAGCGCCCGGCTCTGGTCGTCGGTTTCGCCGCCGAGACCGAGACTGTCATCGCCCATGCCCAGGCCAAACGCGCCCGCAAGGGCTGCGACTGGATCGTGGCCAATGACGTCTCGCCCGCCACCGGCATCATGGGCGGCGGCGAAAACGCCGTGCACCTGATCAGTGACGGCGGTGTCGAAGACTGGCCCCGCCTTCCCAAGCCCGAGGTCGCCCGCCGCCTCGCCGACCGCATCGCACAGGAACTCGCATGA
- the secE gene encoding preprotein translocase subunit SecE has protein sequence MAWTNPLTFMQQVRAETAKVSWPTRREVGVSTIMVLVLTGLTAVFFFAVDLLIRTGLGALLGFVS, from the coding sequence ATGGCTTGGACCAACCCGTTGACCTTTATGCAGCAGGTACGTGCTGAGACCGCCAAGGTCTCGTGGCCGACCCGCCGCGAAGTGGGCGTCAGCACCATCATGGTGCTGGTTCTGACCGGCCTGACTGCAGTGTTCTTTTTCGCCGTTGACCTGTTGATCCGCACCGGTCTGGGCGCGCTGCTGGGCTTTGTGAGCTGA